In the genome of Tsukamurella paurometabola DSM 20162, the window CTCTGTTCGGTCCGTCGATCGATTTCGACGCGCTGACCAAGCGGATCGCCCAGGAACTGTCCGCTGAGTACGTGAAGTTCGGGGTCAAGGTCGACGCGGTGGACTGCGACGAGTCGCAGCGACGTCCGAAGCCCGGCTCGCGGTTCACCTGCGATGCCCGGGTGCGCGAGGTGAGCGTGCCCGTGGAGGTCACCGTCAAGGACGACGACATGCGGGTCGACTTCGTGACCCTGCAGAAACTCTTCGACTTGGGCTCCGCCGGCCCGGCACTCGCTGCGAGGGTCTCGGAGCAGGTGAAGGCGCAGGTCGCCGTGGACTGCGGAACCGGACTCCGGGCGTTGCCGCCGGGCTCGACCTTCCGCTGCACCGCGCGTGATCAGGCCGGTACCGCAGCGACGCTCGTGTACACCGTGGGGCCGATGCGCGGCGAGGACCGGTGGGTGATCAAACCCTGATCCGCACGGGAAACATCGGTCGCATGTGCAACACACGACACAGTCGTGTATTTTTTCACCAGTAGACTCATATGTCACGGAGGACAACATGCGTGTCTCTGGCTTCATTCGTTCGATCTCGGCCCTGACGGTCGCCGTCGCGGCATCGACCGCGCTCGCAGTCGGCGCGGCCACGGCGGCACCGGCGGCGACGGCGTCGGTTTCCTCGTTGACCGACGAGGCCATCAGCAAGCAGGCGGCGGGTGACACCGCCGGCGCGCAGGCCGCGGTCAACCAGATGCCGGTCGATCACGCCCAGAAGGTGGTGGCTCTGATGACCAACGTCAACCAGGCGCTCACCTTTCCGCTCACCGATCAGGTGCCCGGCGGCGTCGCGGCGGGCAGCGCGATCGTGATCCTCGGCTTCGGCCTCGAGGACAACGGCGGCCTGCGACCGATCCTCGTCGAGCGGCTCACCAAGGGTCTCGCCGTCGCGCAGGCTTACCCTGCGTTCCCGGTGATCGTCACCGGGGGCAACCCGAAGGCGGGCAAGACCGAGGCCGCGGCGATGAAGGAATGGCTGATCGGTCAGGGGATCTCGCCTACCCGGGTCTATACGGAGAACGGCGCCGGCTCCACGCAGGGCAACGCGATCAACACTGCGGCGCTGATGCGGCAGAACGGGTTCGGCAACGGCGCCGTCCTGGTGACATCGGCTGATCACACCCGGCGGTCGGTGGCCGACTTCCTGGTCGCCGGGGTCACGCTGCAGGCCGTGGTGGCCTCGGACGCCAAGATCCAATCGGCACCGATGTCGCAGTCGGGCGTGCAAGCCGTCTACCGTGACGCCCGCGGTGTTGCGAAGATCTGATGACACGTTCGTGACGGTTTGAAAACGCCTCTGACCTCGTACAAGTATACAAAGGTAAACCTCGCCTATTGTCCGATTCGTCGGGTATGGTCCTGCCAACGCTCCACAGCGCGGGCGCGACGAAGGGAAGAGGCATGGGTGGTTTTCGACGGTGGGCGGCGCTCGGAGGAGCAGCGGTCCTCGCGGTGGGTTCGCTCACCGCGTGCGGTAGCGGATCGACTCCGGACGCGGGTACCTCCAGCGCTTCGTCGGCGGGCCCCACGATCACGCTGTACTCGGGCCGGTCGAAGGAACTCGTAGGTCCGCTGATCGATCAGATCAAGGGTGCCGTGTCCGTGAACGTCGCCTACGACAAGAAGGCCAACCAGATTCAGGAGGAAGGCAGCCGCAGCCCCGCGGACGTCTACTTCGGTCAGGACGCGGGCGAACTCGGTGCGCTCGCGAAGGCGGGGCTCCTCGAACCGTTGCCCAGTGACATCGTGGACAAGATCCCGGCGCAGTACCGCTCCGGCGACGGCACCTGGGCGGCGACCTCCGCGCGATCGCGCGTGCTGGTGTACAACCCCGCACAGCTGCCCGAAGCCGACCTGCCGACCGGGATCGACGGGCTCCTCGACCCGAAGTTCAAGGGCAAGGTCGGCTATGCGCCCACCAATGCGTCGTTCAAATCGTTCGTGACCGCGCTGCGGGTGCTCCGCGGCGAAGACGGCGCGAAGGCGTGGCTCCAGGGATTCCTGGCGAATGAGCCGAAGAAGTTCGAGGGCAACGGCAAGATCCTCGACGCGGTGAACTCGGGCACCGTGGCGTCCGGCCTGATCAACCACTACTACTGGGCGCAGGCCGTGCAGGAGAAGGGCGAGGCGGGCGTGCCGTCGAAGCTCACGTTCTTCGATAACGATCCGGGCGGTCTCGTGAACCTCGCCGGCGCCGCGGTGCTCAAGAGCTCCACGAAGAAGCCGCAGGCCATCGAGTTCGTGCGCCAGCTGTTGACGAACTCCTCGCAGGAGTACTTCGCCACCAAGACGGGGGAGTACCCGGTGGTCTCGGGTGTCCCGTTCTCGGTGCCCGGCCTGCCGCCACTGTCGGCCCTCACGCCGCCGAAGGTCGATTACGCGCAGCTCGCCGACACCAAGGGCACCGAGCGACTGTTTACCGAGGTGGGTGCGCTCTAACCCGGGCCGGCTCGCGCTCGGGCTGGTCGCGGCGGCCGTCGCAGGCTCTGTTCTGGTACCCGTGGCCTACCTCGTGCTGCGGGCGTCCGAGCTCGGGTTCGACGGTGCCCGTGCGCTTCTGATGCGTCCGCGCACTGCCGAGCTGGCCGGTAACACCGCTCGGCTCGCTGCGACGGTCACCGTCGCCGCGGGCGCACTCGGCGTGGGTACGGCATGGCTGGTGACCACACGGGTGGGACGAGGGCGATCGCTGCTTCTCGCGCTGCTCGCGGCGCCGCTCGCGATTCCCTCGTACGTCGCGGGGTTCGTCTGGACCCGGCTGTTCCCGGGGTTCGAGGGCTTCTGGGCGGCAGTGCTGATCCTGGTGCTGGCCTGCTACCCACTGGTCCTGCTACCCGCGGCGGCCGCCTTCGCCGGTCTCGGCCGCGACCACGAAGACGTGGCCCGCACCCTCGGTCTCGGCCCCATCGCGGTGTTCCTGCGCGTCACCGCACGCCGGGTGTGGCCCGCCTGCGCGGGCGGGTCGCTCCTGGTGGCGCTCTACACGATCAGTGACTTCGGAGGCCCGGCCGTGGTGCGCTACGAGCCGTTCACCGTCGGCATCTACAACGCGTACAACGGTGCGTACGACCGGAGCACGCCGGCGGTGTACGGCTGTGTTCTCGCGGTGGTCGCGATCGTCCTGGCGGCCGCCGAGCGCGGGGTGCGCCGCGACACGCCGCCGGCGGCGACCGTTGAACGTTCGCCGGCGCGCTCGGGCGCCGTCGCGGCGTGGGCGGTGAGCGCCCTCGTGCTGCTGGCCGGGATCGCCGTGCCGGTGGCCGGGCTGCTGCGCGAGATCAGCGAATCGACCCGGCTCGGCTTCACCACGCTGGGCGGTGTGCTCGCCTGGGCCTGGCCCGATCTGCGGGCCACCCTGGTGCTGTCGGTGACCGCCGCCGCGGTGATCGCCGTCGCTGCGCTGCCGGTGGCGGTGTACACGGCCCGGCCGCCCGGGCCCGGCGCCGGTCCGATCGAATCCCTCTCGTCCCTCGGGTATGCGCTACCCGGCGTCACCGTGGCGTTGGCGACCGTGTTCGTCGGGATCCGGCTGTTGCCGGACTGGTATCTCACCACCCCGCTGCTGATCGCCTGCTACGTGATTCTCTTCCTGCCGGTGTGCCTCGGCCCGGCCCGGCAGGCACTCGACGCGATACCGCCGCGGGTTCCGGACGCGGCGCGGACTCTGGGGGCCTCCGCGGTCGGGACGCTGGCGCGGGTGCGCCTGCCACTGGCCGCCCCCGGGATCGCCGCCGGCGCGGCACTGGCGTGCCTGTCGGTGGCGAAGGAACTCCCCGCCACGTTGATGCTGGCACCGGTGGGCACCTCGACACTCGCCACCCACATGTGGAGCCTGAACAACGACGTCGCCTACGGCCGCGCCGCAGTGCTGGGCCTGCTGCTGGTACTCGTCGCGTCGGTGCCCACCGTGGCATTGTCGATGCTGCTCACCCGGGAGGGAAGACGATGAACGACGCCGTCGTGGTGCGCGGACTGTCGGTGCGGTACGGCCGGACCGCGGTGCTCCGGGACGTCGATCTCACGGTGCGCCGCGGCGCCGTCACCGCGGTCGTGGGCCCGTCGGGCTGCGGAAAGACCACCCTGCTCCGGGCCATCGCGGGGCTGGAACGGGCCGTCGGCGGGAGTATCGAGATCGACGGTGCGGTGGTCGCGGCACCCGGGATCCACGTTCCGCCCGACCGGAGGAACGTGGGCCTCGTACCCCAGGAGGGCGCGCTGTTCGCCCATTTGACGGTGCGGGGGAACGTGGGCTTCGGTCTGGGGCCCCGATGGCGGCGGACACCGGGCCGCGAGGACCGCGTGACGGGTCTGCTCACCACGGTGGGCCTGGACGAGCTGGCCGACCGCCGTCCCGCGGAGCTGTCCGGTGGACAGCAGCAACGGGTGGCGTTGGCGCGTGCACTCGCGCCGCGGCCCACGGTGATCGGCCTGGACGAGCCCTTCTCGGCGCTCGACGCCGCGCTACGGAGCAGGCTGCGCGAGCACGTGAGCGCGACCCTGCGCGCGGAGCAGGCGACCGCACTGCTGGTGACGCACGACGCGGAGGAGGCGCTCGCGATGGCCGACTCGATCGTGGTGCTGGTCGACGGTGCCGTGCGCCAGGCCGGTCCTGCGGAGCACGTCTACACGTCACCGATCGACGTGGGAGTCGCTCGTCTGTTCGGCGAGGTCTCCGCTCTGCCCGGGACCGCGAGCGGCGATCACGTCGTGTGCGCACTGGGCCGGATCCCACTGCGGCACAGTGCGACCGGACCCGTCGAGGTGCTCGCCCGCCCCGGTGAACTCACCCTCATCGCCGGCGGTGCGCATCGGGTCCGCAGCGTCGGATTCCGGGGGGAGCACTGCGCCGTCACCGCCACCGTCGGCGAGACGAGGGTGCGGCTCGACGTGCCGGTGTCCGAGGTCCCGGAGCTCGGCGCCGCGGTCACGATCACGGCGGCGCGGCCCCTGCACGCCGTCGCCCCGCGCTGATCCCGCGGACTCCCGGCGCATGTCGGAGTGCTGTGCCACGGTAGGGGGCATGACCGAGTACACAGCGCCCGTCGGGGCACCCGTCTGGATCGATCTGATGAGCCGCGATGTCGATGCGGCGGTGGAGTTCTACCGGGCGGTGTTCGGCTGGGAGGCCGATCCTCCGCATCCCGACTTCGGTGGTTACCGGAATTTCCGCGTCAACGGCAATCTCGTGGCCGGGCTCATGGGAGCCACCGATGGCGGTGAAGGACCGGGCGACATGTGGTCGGTATACCTGCGCACGAACGACGCCGATGCGTCGATCGCCACCGCCACCGAGGCCGGCGCCGCCGTGATCGTGCCACCGTCCCCGGTGGGTGAGTTGGGACGGTTCGGCTTCGTGGTCGACCCGGCCGGCGCCGCGATCGGCGTCTGGGAGCCCGGCACCCATCCGGGCTTCCTCGAGCGCGGCGTGCCGGGTACGCCCTACTGGTTCGACTGTCAGAGCCGAGAGTACGGCGTGTCGAAGGACTTCTACCGCACCGTCTTCGGGTGGGAGTACGAGGAGGTCGGGACCGGGGGAGACGCGGACGCCGTGGGCCCGGACAGTTACGCACAGGTGCTGGTCCCGGCGGCGGACGGCACCAAGGAGGGCGTCGCGGGGATCATGGATTCGGCGCCGCTGTTCGCCTCCGGCGCGTAT includes:
- a CDS encoding DUF4333 domain-containing protein; amino-acid sequence: MRLAKLVLVPAVAAPAVVGCSLFGPSIDFDALTKRIAQELSAEYVKFGVKVDAVDCDESQRRPKPGSRFTCDARVREVSVPVEVTVKDDDMRVDFVTLQKLFDLGSAGPALAARVSEQVKAQVAVDCGTGLRALPPGSTFRCTARDQAGTAATLVYTVGPMRGEDRWVIKP
- a CDS encoding YdcF family protein, whose product is MRVSGFIRSISALTVAVAASTALAVGAATAAPAATASVSSLTDEAISKQAAGDTAGAQAAVNQMPVDHAQKVVALMTNVNQALTFPLTDQVPGGVAAGSAIVILGFGLEDNGGLRPILVERLTKGLAVAQAYPAFPVIVTGGNPKAGKTEAAAMKEWLIGQGISPTRVYTENGAGSTQGNAINTAALMRQNGFGNGAVLVTSADHTRRSVADFLVAGVTLQAVVASDAKIQSAPMSQSGVQAVYRDARGVAKI
- a CDS encoding iron ABC transporter substrate-binding protein, whose protein sequence is MGGFRRWAALGGAAVLAVGSLTACGSGSTPDAGTSSASSAGPTITLYSGRSKELVGPLIDQIKGAVSVNVAYDKKANQIQEEGSRSPADVYFGQDAGELGALAKAGLLEPLPSDIVDKIPAQYRSGDGTWAATSARSRVLVYNPAQLPEADLPTGIDGLLDPKFKGKVGYAPTNASFKSFVTALRVLRGEDGAKAWLQGFLANEPKKFEGNGKILDAVNSGTVASGLINHYYWAQAVQEKGEAGVPSKLTFFDNDPGGLVNLAGAAVLKSSTKKPQAIEFVRQLLTNSSQEYFATKTGEYPVVSGVPFSVPGLPPLSALTPPKVDYAQLADTKGTERLFTEVGAL
- a CDS encoding ABC transporter permease; amino-acid sequence: MRSNPGRLALGLVAAAVAGSVLVPVAYLVLRASELGFDGARALLMRPRTAELAGNTARLAATVTVAAGALGVGTAWLVTTRVGRGRSLLLALLAAPLAIPSYVAGFVWTRLFPGFEGFWAAVLILVLACYPLVLLPAAAAFAGLGRDHEDVARTLGLGPIAVFLRVTARRVWPACAGGSLLVALYTISDFGGPAVVRYEPFTVGIYNAYNGAYDRSTPAVYGCVLAVVAIVLAAAERGVRRDTPPAATVERSPARSGAVAAWAVSALVLLAGIAVPVAGLLREISESTRLGFTTLGGVLAWAWPDLRATLVLSVTAAAVIAVAALPVAVYTARPPGPGAGPIESLSSLGYALPGVTVALATVFVGIRLLPDWYLTTPLLIACYVILFLPVCLGPARQALDAIPPRVPDAARTLGASAVGTLARVRLPLAAPGIAAGAALACLSVAKELPATLMLAPVGTSTLATHMWSLNNDVAYGRAAVLGLLLVLVASVPTVALSMLLTREGRR
- a CDS encoding ABC transporter ATP-binding protein, encoding MNDAVVVRGLSVRYGRTAVLRDVDLTVRRGAVTAVVGPSGCGKTTLLRAIAGLERAVGGSIEIDGAVVAAPGIHVPPDRRNVGLVPQEGALFAHLTVRGNVGFGLGPRWRRTPGREDRVTGLLTTVGLDELADRRPAELSGGQQQRVALARALAPRPTVIGLDEPFSALDAALRSRLREHVSATLRAEQATALLVTHDAEEALAMADSIVVLVDGAVRQAGPAEHVYTSPIDVGVARLFGEVSALPGTASGDHVVCALGRIPLRHSATGPVEVLARPGELTLIAGGAHRVRSVGFRGEHCAVTATVGETRVRLDVPVSEVPELGAAVTITAARPLHAVAPR
- a CDS encoding VOC family protein, whose protein sequence is MTEYTAPVGAPVWIDLMSRDVDAAVEFYRAVFGWEADPPHPDFGGYRNFRVNGNLVAGLMGATDGGEGPGDMWSVYLRTNDADASIATATEAGAAVIVPPSPVGELGRFGFVVDPAGAAIGVWEPGTHPGFLERGVPGTPYWFDCQSREYGVSKDFYRTVFGWEYEEVGTGGDADAVGPDSYAQVLVPAADGTKEGVAGIMDSAPLFASGAYPEGTPSFWQIYLAVEDVAAAGARITAASGTVVQPGEVTPWGTLAAATDVNGAFFCYATPPAGM